From Acipenser ruthenus chromosome 23, fAciRut3.2 maternal haplotype, whole genome shotgun sequence, the proteins below share one genomic window:
- the LOC117413412 gene encoding gamma-aminobutyric acid receptor subunit pi-like isoform X2, translated as MLVSLLTCVPLILFLMHSKCVLSGAKHPDRNDFDLSPTIQKLMKGYNHYLRPNFNGPIEIGMSLDIASIDAISEINMDYTATIFLRQRWTDERLLFEGNKSLSLDGRLVELLWVPDTFIVDSKKSFLHDITVENRLIRIFSNGTVLYALRITATIACNMDLTKYPMDRQVCTLQLESWGYNLQDVVFYWTRGNDSVKGLDTLQLAQYSVESYYTSVSQAVYETGFYPKLVRHFALRRNILYFILETYVPSTLLVALSWVSFWISQSSVPARTCIGVTTVLTMTTLMMGARTSLPNANCFIKAIDVYLGICFSFIFGALLEYAIAHFCTVQHFTLQDVQRELRKDLEESNGTLPVISTSFAHPSKVVKRNNTQKDCVRVMTPGEVGSKAELGLGNGQFFVALNGKVQRILAFFHVENPHNIDRYSRMFFPLAFMLINVFYWIYYLFL; from the exons ATGCTTGTCTCCCTGCTGACCTGTGTCCCCCTCATTCTCTTCCTGATGCACAG caagTGCGTGTTATCTGGAGCCAAGCATCCTGATAGGAATGACTTTGATCTCTCACCCACCATCCAGAAACTTATGAAAGGCTACAACCATTACCTGAGACCCAATTTCAATG GTCCGATAGAGATCGGGATGAGCCTGGACATCGCGAGTATTGACGCCATCTCTGAAATCAACATG GACTACACAGCGACCATCTTCCTGAGGCAGCGGTGGACGGACGAGCGACTCCTCTTCGAGGGCAATAAGAGCCTGAGTCTGGACGGACGGTTAGTGGAGCTTCTCTGGGTACCAGACACATTCATCGTCGACTCCAAGAAGTCATTCCTGCATGACATCACTGTGGAGAACCGCCTCATCCGAATCTTCAGCAATGGCACTGTGCTCTACGCACTCAG GATAACGGCTACAATTGCCTGTAACATGGACCTGACCAAATACCCCATGGATCGGCAAGTGTGCACCCTGCAGTTGGAGAGCT GGGGCTATAATCTCCAGGATGTGGTTTTCTACTGGACGCGTGGGAACGATTCAGTGAAAGGTCTAGACACACTGCAGCTCGCACAGTACTCAGTGGAGAGCTACTACACCTCTGTATCACAAGCTGTGTATGAGACAG GTTTCTACCCCAAGCTGGTCCGCCACTTTGCGCTGCGGCGTAACATCCTGTACTTCATCCTGGAGACGTACGTCCCGTCAACGCTGCTGGTGGCGCTGTCCTGGGTCTCCTTCTGGATCAGCCAGTCTTCTGTCCCAGCCCGCACCTGCATCG GGGTGACGACAGTCCTGACCATGACCACCCTGATGATGGGCGCTCGCACCTCCCTTCCCAACGCAAACTGCTTCATCAAGGCTATTGACGTGTACCTGGGGATCTGCTTCAGTTTCATATTTGGGGCTCTGTTGGAGTATGCCATTGCACACTTCTGCACTGTGCAGCACTTCACTCTCCAGGACGTGCAGCGG GAGCTTAGGAAAGATTTAGAGGAGTCAAATGGGACGCTTCCAGTCATCAGCACCAGTTTCGCCCACCCCAGCAAGGTGGTGAAGCGAAACAACACCCAGAAGGACTGTGTGAGAGTGATGACTCCTGGAGAGGTGGGCTCAAAGGCAGAGCTGGGCCTGGGTAATGGGCAGTTCTTCGTGGCTCTCAATGGGAAGGTTCAGCGAATTCTGGCTTTCTTCCATGTGGAAAATCCACACAATATTGACCGCTATTCCCGCATGTTCTTCCCCCTGGCGTTCATGTTAATCAATGTTTTTTACTGGATCTATTACCTCTTCCTCTGA
- the LOC117973666 gene encoding kazal-type serine protease inhibitor domain-containing protein 1-like yields MSLVITLTLLLSVPLVHGRPRFYHRGWLRLLKEGESCGDCRLDLCPAAPSSCPAGVVLDECGCCKECGNVEGQICDPDGKQRFYGQCGEGLECVKDSSRTPEPQCMCLSGDTVCGSDGRTYKNECRLREASYGGAANLSVKQQGPCSTVPLISRAPRDLQNYTGNDIIFGCEVSAYPMAHLGWRKKGKETFLPGDDAHISVQVRGGPQRYGITGWLQIQGVTKSDEGVYTCYTRNAYGEAYASASLQVIDQDVTSSMMKMRVGSQTSNYLEEEEEEFYDDTEEGEDDGDYESGEYPE; encoded by the exons ATGTCCCTGGTAATCACTCTCACTCTGCTTCTCTCTGTGCCATTAGTTCATGGCAGACCTCGGTTCTACCATCGTGGCTGGTTGCGGCTGCTGAAGGAAGGGGAAAGCTGTGGAGACTGCCGGCTGGACTTGTGCCCTGCAGCGCCCTCTAGCTGCCCGGCGGGCGTGGTGCTGGATGAGTGCGGGTGCTGTAAGGAGTGTGGGAATGTGGAGGGGCAGATCTGTGACCCAGATGGGAAACAGCGCTTCTACGGGCAATGCGGGGAGGGCTTGGAGTGTGTAAAAGACTCCAGCAGGACCCCCGAGCCGCAGTGTATGTGTCTCTCTGGGGACACTGTGTGTGGATCTGACGGCAGGACCTACAAGAACGAGTGCAGGCTCCGGGAGGCCAGCTATGGGGGTGCGGCCAACCTGAGCGTCAAACAACAGGGCCCCTGCTCCACAG TTCCCCTGATCTCTCGCGCTCCTCGAGACTTGCAGAACTACACAGGAAATGACATCATTTTTGGTTGTGAGGTGTCTGCTTATCCCATGGCTCACTTGGGATGGAGGAAGAAGGGGAAGGAGACCTTCCTGCCTGGAGATGATGCTCACATCTCAGTTCAG GTAAGAGGAGGACCTCAGCGATATGGGATCACCGGTTGGCTGCAGATTCAGGGTGTCACGAAGTCTGACGAGGGTGTGTATACCTGCTACACCCGCAATGCGTATGGAGAGGCCTACGCCTCGGCTAGCCTCCAAGTGATTGATCAAG ATGTCACATCCTCAATGATGAAGATGAGGGTCGGCAGCCAGACCTCTAATTACcttgaggaggaagaggaagagttCTATGATGAtacagaggagggggaggacgATGGGGATTATGAGTCAGGAGAGTACCCTGAATAA
- the LOC117413412 gene encoding gamma-aminobutyric acid receptor subunit pi-like isoform X1, translated as MLVSLLTCVPLILFLMHSKCVLSGAKHPDRNDFDLSPTIQKLMKGYNHYLRPNFNEGPIEIGMSLDIASIDAISEINMDYTATIFLRQRWTDERLLFEGNKSLSLDGRLVELLWVPDTFIVDSKKSFLHDITVENRLIRIFSNGTVLYALRITATIACNMDLTKYPMDRQVCTLQLESWGYNLQDVVFYWTRGNDSVKGLDTLQLAQYSVESYYTSVSQAVYETGFYPKLVRHFALRRNILYFILETYVPSTLLVALSWVSFWISQSSVPARTCIGVTTVLTMTTLMMGARTSLPNANCFIKAIDVYLGICFSFIFGALLEYAIAHFCTVQHFTLQDVQRELRKDLEESNGTLPVISTSFAHPSKVVKRNNTQKDCVRVMTPGEVGSKAELGLGNGQFFVALNGKVQRILAFFHVENPHNIDRYSRMFFPLAFMLINVFYWIYYLFL; from the exons ATGCTTGTCTCCCTGCTGACCTGTGTCCCCCTCATTCTCTTCCTGATGCACAG caagTGCGTGTTATCTGGAGCCAAGCATCCTGATAGGAATGACTTTGATCTCTCACCCACCATCCAGAAACTTATGAAAGGCTACAACCATTACCTGAGACCCAATTTCAATG AAGGTCCGATAGAGATCGGGATGAGCCTGGACATCGCGAGTATTGACGCCATCTCTGAAATCAACATG GACTACACAGCGACCATCTTCCTGAGGCAGCGGTGGACGGACGAGCGACTCCTCTTCGAGGGCAATAAGAGCCTGAGTCTGGACGGACGGTTAGTGGAGCTTCTCTGGGTACCAGACACATTCATCGTCGACTCCAAGAAGTCATTCCTGCATGACATCACTGTGGAGAACCGCCTCATCCGAATCTTCAGCAATGGCACTGTGCTCTACGCACTCAG GATAACGGCTACAATTGCCTGTAACATGGACCTGACCAAATACCCCATGGATCGGCAAGTGTGCACCCTGCAGTTGGAGAGCT GGGGCTATAATCTCCAGGATGTGGTTTTCTACTGGACGCGTGGGAACGATTCAGTGAAAGGTCTAGACACACTGCAGCTCGCACAGTACTCAGTGGAGAGCTACTACACCTCTGTATCACAAGCTGTGTATGAGACAG GTTTCTACCCCAAGCTGGTCCGCCACTTTGCGCTGCGGCGTAACATCCTGTACTTCATCCTGGAGACGTACGTCCCGTCAACGCTGCTGGTGGCGCTGTCCTGGGTCTCCTTCTGGATCAGCCAGTCTTCTGTCCCAGCCCGCACCTGCATCG GGGTGACGACAGTCCTGACCATGACCACCCTGATGATGGGCGCTCGCACCTCCCTTCCCAACGCAAACTGCTTCATCAAGGCTATTGACGTGTACCTGGGGATCTGCTTCAGTTTCATATTTGGGGCTCTGTTGGAGTATGCCATTGCACACTTCTGCACTGTGCAGCACTTCACTCTCCAGGACGTGCAGCGG GAGCTTAGGAAAGATTTAGAGGAGTCAAATGGGACGCTTCCAGTCATCAGCACCAGTTTCGCCCACCCCAGCAAGGTGGTGAAGCGAAACAACACCCAGAAGGACTGTGTGAGAGTGATGACTCCTGGAGAGGTGGGCTCAAAGGCAGAGCTGGGCCTGGGTAATGGGCAGTTCTTCGTGGCTCTCAATGGGAAGGTTCAGCGAATTCTGGCTTTCTTCCATGTGGAAAATCCACACAATATTGACCGCTATTCCCGCATGTTCTTCCCCCTGGCGTTCATGTTAATCAATGTTTTTTACTGGATCTATTACCTCTTCCTCTGA